CAGACTAGACTGGTGTTCTCAGATCAGTACTTATCTGCGGCGAAACTGAGTGCAACAATGTTAAGGATGCTAAGCAACAGAGCTGTGTCTCGCGTTTTTTTACTTTATATCTTCCTCACCATTGGAGACGAGCGAGTGCAGGGTAAGTTAAAAACAGAATGGGAAGAGTTCGCTCTCTCATGTTAGATGTGTAAATATGGCTCTTAGTTTCAAATTTGTTTCAATTTGCGCTTcgtgttattttttctctctctctctctctgggaggACATCCCGAAAAACCTGACGATAATCCACAAAGCGTACTTACATTTTGTTTCTAGTTCAAGACTCGCAGGATACAATGCAATGTAGCAAGTTACCTTTCGAACACGTGTTTCTGTACTTTATTCCCATTTACTGGAACACTGTCGCGCTGAAGTGTAAGGTGCAAAATCGCATTACCTGTGCGGACATTCCATGGACTCAAGCAGAAAGTAAATAGGAAATTGAGTGTGGACCCTTGGAAACAACGTTGTGTAGGTCTTTATTCAATTAGTAAAAGCAAAAGGGTGTTACTTAGAGGCAAAACGCTCCATTGATCGGCATATGAACCGTCGCGTAAGCGTCCGGTAGGGTGAGTGGAGGTGAGGTACATCACTGTATCACGCGGAGCTGCAGCGTTACTTAAACACTGAACTAATATTTTTGGCCCAGTGGAAATAATCGCCACGTTTCTTATAATAAGCCCCGCTTATATTGCTAACATAGAAGTTATAGTATAACCAAACACGCTATACATATAAATAAAGAGATTTATATTAGGCGGTATCAACTGCGTCTAGACTCTCCAGAAGAGGCAGCAGAGTTCAGACATGCTTAGAATACAGGAATACTGCGATCGTTTCTATTCCTGAGTGACAATGTCGATAAATAAAGTCACGAGATCATGATTTATCGATAGCTGCGTTAGGGTTTGGGATGCTTGGTATAGATGCTGTCAAACTGACAGCCCCCAGACTTTTTTTTCACGCCTAAATGACGAGTAGCTCGTCATACCATTCCCTGCCGATGTGGTTCTTTCTGGAACCTCAGTATCGATGAGCCTAATCGACTGTGCGTTTCTTTCAACGCACGCGTATGCAGCCCTCAGCCTGTGTTGATTCGGAGCCAGATAACTTAACAAGCGTGATATTCAAAAACGTCACAAGCTTACCGCTGGGGAATATCGATTACTTCAGCTTCTGTGCTTTTCatggactgatgcaaaatacttgaaGTACACATTATTGTAACAGTGCACGTGTTAGATCAGTAGACCTGACAGTAATATGACTCTGCGTTGCAGCTGGGAACTGCTGGCTACAGCAAGCCAAAAATGGCAAATGCCAAGTCCTCTATATGACTGGGGTCAACCGGGAAGAGTGCTGCAAAAGTGGAAGATTGGGTACGGCCTGGACTGAGGATGACGTCCCGTCTAGCACGCTTTTTCGGTGGATCATCTTTAACGGAGGAGCCCCTGGCTGCACGCCTTGTAAAGGTACACCTTTGTTAGTCTCCATGAATCGAAACCTTTTGCATCAATACATCTTTAAAATCAAATTTCGAACAATGTGTATTATATTCTGCGCGTAGTGGCTAAACAAATctaatacatactttgatatacACACTTGTCGTTGACAATTGCTCAGTCTAACATGCTTTAGAGTTTAATTTACATGGAGTAGCTTGGATCTTTTCGGTATGCAGAACTAATAAAATGGCGGCTGCTTAATATTAAAAATCAGGAAAATAACATTAAAGCACATTTTTCATTTGCTGGTTATGTGATTAGTTTGGCAAACAAGGATAATTGACTCAATTTCCCTTTCTTAATTGCTGCATTGAAACGGTCTGCAGACAATTGCATCTGTGTCATTTTCTTTCCAGAAACGTGCGATAACGTCGATTGCGGGCCCGGTAAAAGGTGCAAGATGAACAAGAAGAACAAGCCTCGATGTGTCTGTGCCCCCGACTGCTCTAACGTCACCTGGAAAGGATCTGTGTGCGGGACCGACGGGAAAACTTACAAAGACGAGTGCGTTCTTCTGAAGGCGAGATGCAAAGGACATCCCGAACTGGAGGTCCAGTACCAAGGCAAATGCAGAAGTACGTGTGCGATAGGATTACGCTCAATGGCAACGCCTTTCAGGAACTGAGAAAGAAGCTCTCTTAAACTGTACCAAATAACGAATTGCTCGACTCAAATGCAGAGTCGACTTTTGAATGATTTATTATACACATATTTGATTTTAAATATGCATGTGTTTCATTCTTTTGGATAATTATGGTTCAAATTCTTGTCTACTAAATAGTTTCTGCATATTTAGGATTGCTGTGCATTTGCTATAAGCACATTTTGACCTTAAGTCGGTCCTCACAAAGATCAACGCAGCCGACTGCTCGTGATTGTTTTCAACAGATGTACATTTCACATTTTTTTAGTGTTTCCTTTCTTTTTCAGAAACCTGCCGGGATGTCTTATGTCCAGGCAGCTCGGTGTGTGTGGTAGATCAGACCAACAGTGCCTACTGTGTGATGTGTAGCACGAGGATTTGTCCTGAACCTTCAAGTCCGGAGCAGTATCTGTGTGGCAATGATGGGATCACGTATGCCAGCGCCTGCCATATCAGACGCGCCACCTGCTTGATGGGAAGGTCCATTGGAGTAGCATACGAAGGGAAATGTATAAGTACGTACTCAAATCCTAACCAAGTGCAACCCGCATAAATTTGCAGAGGCTGAAGACCACGTGGAAGAGTTTTCGTTCTGTCGGCATAATTAGTATGCAGTGGACAAAATGAAATGCAGATGAAACACTGTCTCTCCAATTATTCCTAATCACTGATACCGTTTAGATCACTGGCCACCTACCTAGCACAAAGGTCATCTTTACTAATCACGTTATCTTTTCAACTTCCTAAAGCAGAGCAGTGAGTCTGTTTCATAATGCAATGACATGTTTTCCATAGAGAAAGGACAGTCagcgcctttttcccagggcggaaatggctaattaGAGAGAGCATAACTTTAAGgttattggaggaaagtgtaagtGAGATGTCAGAGGCGtatggtttttacacagagagtggtaagtgcgtagAATGCACTGCAGGGCTGATTAtggtagagacaggtacattaTGAAGATTCGGACGCTTCTTGGATAGGCgggtggatgaaagaaaaatggagagttctgGAAggtaagggttagattgatcttggtgtaagttaaaaggttggcacacatcgtgggccaaaaggcctgcactgtcctgtactgtgttctatgttttgttTCCAAACTATGTTTACATAAAGTAACTAAATCCAAAATTGCAGTTGCATGAAATTCAAAGATATTCAACTTTTAAGTTCTCATTCTGAAGTAATGGTCTTCAAGCTATGCTTCGAAGTGGAGAAATATTTCTCAAACTCTTATTCCGTGTCTTTGTGAAAGAGCCTTTTAAGGAACCGAATCGTAATAAAGGAGTTTTCAAGCGCTCCCATATCAGTAAAGGTGCATGACGTATTCCCGGGGTTTATTAGCCAGCTGTGATTTCGGGTGACAATGGAAGCTGGATTTGGTCACGTGAACTGCTACTTTGAATGACTGGTGCAGGTTTCTAGATATTACGGGAATCGATGGGCATTGGTTTAGTTAAGGAATATGATGCTGGGGTAAAGGTttagccacgatcttattgattGTTGGAGGGGATAcagtggaccaaatggcctacccctACTTCCGTTCCGTACATTTTTATTATCTCTAAGAATTGGATGATGCAACGATAAAAGTATATCTCATCGATGTCTAATTTAGAAAATCAGTTTCTAAAGTTGTTAACGTTTTATTTTTGTATGTGATTCAAAGGAAAAGTTCAGG
The Hemitrygon akajei chromosome 13, sHemAka1.3, whole genome shotgun sequence genome window above contains:
- the LOC140737769 gene encoding follistatin-A-like; its protein translation is MLRMLSNRAVSRVFLLYIFLTIGDERVQAGNCWLQQAKNGKCQVLYMTGVNREECCKSGRLGTAWTEDDVPSSTLFRWIIFNGGAPGCTPCKETCDNVDCGPGKRCKMNKKNKPRCVCAPDCSNVTWKGSVCGTDGKTYKDECVLLKARCKGHPELEVQYQGKCRKTCRDVLCPGSSVCVVDQTNSAYCVMCSTRICPEPSSPEQYLCGNDGITYASACHIRRATCLMGRSIGVAYEGKCIKAKSCDDIECSSGKKCLWDRRLGRGRCVVCNACQAGRWDEPVCATDNTTYPNECAMKNSACSSGTLLEIKHTGSCNSITEEEEDEEDEQENNTFPKSAFSIW